TTGCTCTTGGCGTTAGCCACGCTCTCCAGCTTCTCGATGATCTTGTTCATGTCCATGTCCTTGGCAACCTTGAGGTACATGGTCTTGCGCACTTCATGAAAGGAAGCCCAGCTGGGTAGCTCCTTGGCAAGTAGTTTCAGATGCGCCTCAATTTCCTGCGGTGTGAGGTTCGCCCGGAAGCTGTTCTGGATCTTCTTGATGATTACTTCCAGGGTGAGCACTCCTTTACGCTCGGTAACGAAGACATTGCGCAGGTGTCTGGCCAATTCGGGCAAACGTGAGTACTTCGTGGCCTCCTGGTCCTGCGAAGGACGTCGAGTCATCGCCTCCAAAGCCTTTGCTGCCTGTTTGGCTCGAATTTTCTCGATCAGTGATTTTGGCAGTCCCTTCAGTAGATTGGAGCTGGCATCTGGCACTGTGCAATCCTTCACGGTGGGCTTGGCAGTTTctgtttggtttgttgtttcaGGGACAGTTGGGTTTTTCGATGATCCAGATATTCCAGGCACCTCCTGACTGGTTTGAATCGCTGTACTTGTCCTGGTAACTTCTCCTGCCTGCTGTTCCTCCGTCTTTTTATTGCTTTCAGCTGCTTGCTGTTTTTCCGACTCCAACTTGGCCTCATAGCGATCCATTGCTCTCTCCATGGGCGTGGCGCAATTGAAGAGATTTCGAGCGGTAGACAGAATATCCTTAGCTGACGAGTATTTCTCGACATTGGGCGGCTGCGGCAAAGGGGACAGCTCCACTTCCGGACAACTCTCCAAATCAAACTGCGGATGCCAGCGAGTCAGCGCCTTTTCGATGATGATCGGCGGATCCTGGGAGCGAAGGAACTGGTCGTGCGCCCGCATTGCCCGATCGAGCAGAAGGCTCTGAAAGCGCTGCATGCGCGCCGTCATAACGTGTGGATTCATGGACGTCGACTGGGCCGACGCGAGCACATCGTCTTCGTTGATCTTGGTGAAATGTTGTGGCTTCTCCGATTGCTGTTGCTCGGGCAGTGGCTCCACATTGGGAGCGATGATCAGCTGGAAATAGTCCGCTTTGGAGACAGAACCGAAATTGCGCGTCTTCACCTGACTGAAGATAAATGCGTCTGGATAGATGTGCTTGATCTGGGCCAAATGGGTCTCAGTGAAGTTCTTCCGGAGCATGCGCTGCACTGCCGGCTTAAGCTTCTTGAATG
The sequence above is drawn from the Drosophila melanogaster chromosome 2R genome and encodes:
- the dup gene encoding double parked, isoform B translates to MAQPSVAAFFTNRKRAALDDAISIKNRRLVEPAETVSPASAPSQLPAGDQDADLDTLKAAATGMRTRSGRTARLIVTAAQESKKKTPAAAKMEPHIKQPKLVQFIKKGTLSPRKQAQSSKLDEEELQQSSAISEHTPKVNFTITSQQNADNVQRGLRTPTKQILKDASPIKADLRRQLTFDEVKTKVSRSAKLQELKAVLALKAALEQKRKEQEERNRKLRDAGPSPSKSKMSVQLKEFDTIELEVLISPLKTFKTPTKIPPPTPDKHELMSPRHTDVSKRLLFSPAKNGSPVKLVEVPAYKRYASLVESSRAGQLPLPYKYRHLLDVFKGLDSVVAMFHNRKETITFKKLKPAVQRMLRKNFTETHLAQIKHIYPDAFIFSQVKTRNFGSVSKADYFQLIIAPNVEPLPEQQQSEKPQHFTKINEDDVLASAQSTSMNPHVMTARMQRFQSLLLDRAMRAHDQFLRSQDPPIIIEKALTRWHPQFDLESCPEVELSPLPQPPNVEKYSSAKDILSTARNLFNCATPMERAMDRYEAKLESEKQQAAESNKKTEEQQAGEVTRTSTAIQTSQEVPGISGSSKNPTVPETTNQTETAKPTVKDCTVPDASSNLLKGLPKSLIEKIRAKQAAKALEAMTRRPSQDQEATKYSRLPELARHLRNVFVTERKGVLTLEVIIKKIQNSFRANLTPQEIEAHLKLLAKELPSWASFHEVRKTMYLKVAKDMDMNKIIEKLESVANAKSN